One window of Leucoraja erinacea ecotype New England chromosome 37, Leri_hhj_1, whole genome shotgun sequence genomic DNA carries:
- the LOC129714003 gene encoding potassium voltage-gated channel subfamily A member 1-like: protein MDKPLCLYDKDLESSGHHDCCERVVINVSGLRFETQIKTLRQFPDTLLGDPQRRIRFFDPLRNEYFFDRNRPSFDAILYYYQSGGRLKRPNSVSLEVFMEELRFYELGDEAVTRFREDEGFVKEEERLLPNNEFQRQLWLLFEYPESSSPAKVVAIISVLVILISIVVFCLETLPEFRDDHDPTLPVHSPKGNSSLAEVASNPFSDPFFVVETMCICWFSFELFLRFIVCPSKPGFFKNIMNFIDFVAIIPYFVALGTEFARQRGVAQPAMSLAILRVIRLVRVFRIFKLSRHSKGLQILGQTLKASMRELGLLIFFLFIGVILFSSAVYFAESEDETTIFTSIPEAFWWAVVTMTTVGYGDMYPVTLGGKIVGSLCAIAGVLTISLPVPVIVSNFSYFYHREIESEDETQYSHVTTCPYQPPSPKAQSLTGKSLELEDELIDSFCTPLHTDMLDGFCPTDSGHRPSDNSPIKNTVVTQV from the coding sequence ATGGACAAGCCGCTGTGCCTGTACGACAAGGATCTGGAGTCGAGCGGTCACCACGACTGCTGCGAACGGGTGGTCATCAACGTGTCCGGTCTGCGTTTCGAGACCCAGATCAAAACCTTGCGCCAGTTCCCGGACACGTTGCTGGGAGACCCGCAGCGCAGGATTCGCTTCTTCGACCCGCTGAGGAACGAGTATTTCTTCGATCGCAACCGCCCGAGTTTCGACGCGATCTTGTACTACTACCAGTCGGGGGGCAGACTGAAGAGACCTAACAGCGTGTCGCTGGAGGTCTTCATGGAGGAGCTGCGCTTCTACGAGTTGGGCGACGAGGCTGTGACCAGGTTTCGGGAGGATGAAGGTTTCGTCAAGGAAGAGGAGCGGCTGCTGCCGAACAACGAGTTCCAGCGGCAGCTGTGGCTGCTCTTTGAATATCCCGAGAGCTCGTCTCCGGCCAAGGTGGTGGCAATCATCTCCGTGCTGgtcatcctcatctccattgtggtCTTCTGCCTGGAGACCTTGCCGGAGTTCAGAGACGACCACGACCCCACCTTGCCCGTCCACTCCCCGAAGGGGAACAGTTCCCTCGCTGAGGTCGCTAGTAACCCGTTCAGCGACCCGTTCTTCGTCGTGGAAACCATGTGTATTTGTTGGTTCTCCTTCGAGCTCTTCCTGAGGTTCATCGTCTGCCCCAGCAAGCCCGGTTTCTTCAAGAACATCATGAACTTCATCGACTTTGTGGCGATCATCCCTTACTTTGTGGCGCTGGGCACAGAGTTTGCGAGGCAGCGAGGAGTGGCTCAACCTGCCATGTCTCTCGCCATCCTCAGGGTCATCCGCCTGGTCAGGGTGTTCCGAATCTTCAAACTCTCCAGACACTCCAAGGGCTTGCAGATCCTTGGGCAAACTCTGAAGGCGAGCATGAGGGAGCTGGGCCTGTTGATATTCTTTCTCTTCATTGGAGTGATCCTCTTCTCCAGTGCCGTCTACTTCGCCGAATCAGAAGACGAGACCACCATCTTCACCAGCATCCCTGAAGCCTTCTGGTGGGCTGTTGTCACTATGACCACCGTGGGCTATGGCGACATGTACCCCGTGACTCTTGGAGGTAAGATCGTGGGGTCCCTCTGTGCCATAGCCGGGGTACTCACCATCTCATTGCCCGTCCCCGTCATTGTCTCCAACTTCAGTTACTTCTACCACCGGGAGATCGAGAGCGAAGATGAGACCCAGTACTCGCATGTCACCACATGTCCATATCAGCCTCCCAGCCCCAAGGCTCAATCGTTGACTGGCAAAAGTCTGGAGCTGGAAGATGAGCTCATTGACAGTTTCTGCACGCCCCTGCACACTGACATGTTGGATGGGTTTTGCCCCACGGACAGTGGCCACCGGCCATCCGACAACTCGCCCATCAAGAACACCGTGGTCACCCAAGTCTGA